A part of Gramella sp. MAR_2010_147 genomic DNA contains:
- a CDS encoding DUF5074 domain-containing protein, which yields MNYKHLLFLLSIVFFLNSCEDDTDCCAQPPEPDHNFATGTFILNEGNFGSANASVSYINENTGETQSMIFSNTNAFDLGDTAQSIEMHENLAIIVVNVSNKIEIVNRFTFESLGTINANLQNPRYAEVVEDKLYVTNWGDGTNPEDDFVAVFDLNGLSFIESIPVSEGPEKLLAENNQLYVAHKGGFSFNNIISVINTRSGIVSSEIEVGFLPNSIAVSGSELWVLSSGKPAYADVETAGELSRIDLSSNELIESIKFPENNIHPENLNLINNTAYLTIGKALYKFSMGEDLPQSAEFSFDEAALLYGFTIRNDKIYIASPNADFTGDGNLYIYNLNDGSLLDNFNTGINPNGIYFN from the coding sequence ATGAACTACAAACACTTATTATTTTTATTATCTATTGTATTCTTCCTGAATTCCTGTGAAGACGATACTGATTGTTGTGCCCAACCACCTGAGCCTGATCATAATTTTGCTACTGGAACTTTCATTTTAAATGAAGGAAATTTTGGTTCTGCTAATGCTTCTGTAAGTTATATCAATGAGAACACCGGTGAGACTCAGAGTATGATCTTTTCTAATACCAATGCATTTGATCTTGGAGATACTGCCCAGAGCATAGAAATGCATGAAAACCTGGCGATCATTGTTGTGAATGTTTCCAATAAGATAGAAATTGTGAATAGATTTACATTTGAAAGTCTGGGTACTATTAATGCTAATCTTCAGAATCCGCGATATGCCGAGGTAGTGGAAGATAAACTATATGTTACCAATTGGGGGGACGGGACAAATCCTGAGGACGATTTTGTAGCTGTATTTGATTTGAATGGTTTATCTTTTATAGAGTCTATTCCGGTATCTGAAGGTCCTGAAAAGCTTTTAGCTGAAAATAACCAATTATATGTAGCTCATAAAGGAGGTTTCTCTTTTAACAATATCATTTCTGTAATCAATACACGGTCTGGTATTGTAAGTTCTGAGATTGAAGTAGGATTTTTGCCAAATTCAATAGCTGTTTCAGGATCTGAGCTTTGGGTACTTTCATCTGGGAAGCCAGCTTATGCAGATGTTGAAACAGCAGGAGAGCTTTCAAGAATTGATTTGAGTAGTAACGAATTGATTGAAAGCATAAAATTTCCTGAAAATAATATTCATCCTGAAAACCTTAATTTAATAAATAATACTGCCTATTTAACCATAGGAAAGGCACTGTATAAGTTTTCAATGGGGGAGGATCTACCTCAATCAGCTGAATTTAGCTTTGATGAAGCCGCTTTGTTATATGGTTTTACGATCAGGAATGATAAGATATATATCGCATCTCCAAATGCCGACTTTACCGGCGATGGTAATTTATATATCTATAACTTAAATGATGGATCATTGTTAGATAATTTCAATACTGGAATCAATCCTAACGGAATCTATTTTAACTAA
- a CDS encoding TonB-dependent receptor: MAQKDSINWLDEVRLSDVKLKNNSEGQFVKKLDDSLIKQSEPLLTSLLKFNSPFFFRENGYGMVSSASIRGTGASQTAVIWNGININSQFTGQTDFNTVNTKVFDNISLRPGGGSVVYGSGAIGGTIHLNNEFRFDGISESDLRIGYGSFDTYQVSYNGSFSTQKTSLNIGVAGLSSENDYKYLGTEERNENGDFYNTSLNTSIAHWLGRSNILKFYSNYYQGDRGFSGTRNLPSNSEYRDRNSKNLLEWKSFTGDFTSSLKLAFIKEEFKYYENRHSDNFSFGDAETAIVKYDLEYEFSEDKKLNIIADYNNVEGEGSGIDSAERKIVGLSALWSHDIKKLSYKLSLRQEITNNYNSPLLFSAGASYKLTDAYLLRFNSSRNFRIPTFNDLFWLQGGNAQLDPETSIQAEIGNEFIFNNLNINITGYYIDIDNLIRWTPDESGIWRPENTANVHNYGLEVFASWIGKAADNPLNFSSTYAFTKSIDQETSNQLIYTPQHKATFSAGYEICNFNILFQSLYNGSIYTSSDNNYELDAYQLANLGLGYTFSKEPEIGVEIRIENIFNEKYQSLPSRIMPGRSINSTLTFKF; encoded by the coding sequence ATGGCACAAAAGGACTCTATCAATTGGCTGGATGAAGTGCGGCTAAGCGATGTAAAGCTGAAAAATAATTCAGAAGGGCAGTTTGTGAAAAAGCTTGACGATTCTTTAATCAAGCAGTCTGAACCTTTATTAACTTCTCTGTTAAAATTCAATTCGCCCTTCTTTTTTCGGGAAAATGGATACGGCATGGTGTCCTCAGCTTCTATTAGAGGAACCGGAGCTTCCCAAACCGCAGTTATCTGGAATGGCATTAATATTAATTCGCAATTTACCGGACAAACCGATTTTAACACCGTAAATACTAAGGTATTTGACAATATTAGTCTTCGACCAGGAGGGGGAAGTGTTGTTTATGGAAGTGGTGCCATTGGTGGGACCATACATCTAAATAATGAATTCAGGTTTGACGGGATTTCAGAAAGCGATCTGCGAATAGGTTACGGGAGTTTTGATACGTACCAGGTTTCCTATAACGGCAGTTTTTCTACTCAAAAAACCAGTCTGAACATTGGTGTGGCAGGTTTAAGTTCTGAAAACGATTACAAATACCTGGGAACTGAAGAACGTAACGAAAATGGGGATTTCTATAACACTTCGCTGAATACCTCAATAGCCCACTGGCTGGGGAGATCTAATATTTTAAAGTTTTATAGCAACTATTACCAGGGTGATCGCGGATTTTCAGGTACGCGTAATCTTCCTTCCAACAGCGAATATAGAGACAGGAACTCAAAGAATTTGCTTGAATGGAAATCGTTTACAGGAGATTTTACCAGCAGTCTTAAGCTGGCTTTTATTAAAGAGGAATTTAAATACTATGAAAACCGGCATTCAGATAACTTTAGTTTCGGCGACGCTGAAACTGCAATTGTCAAATATGATCTGGAATATGAATTTTCAGAAGATAAAAAATTGAATATCATAGCCGATTATAATAATGTGGAAGGGGAAGGTTCAGGAATAGATAGTGCTGAAAGAAAAATTGTAGGTTTATCTGCACTTTGGAGTCATGATATTAAAAAGCTGAGTTATAAACTCAGCCTAAGACAGGAGATCACGAATAATTATAACTCACCATTGTTATTCTCGGCCGGTGCATCTTACAAACTTACTGATGCATATTTATTGCGATTCAATTCATCCAGAAATTTCAGAATACCAACTTTTAATGATCTATTCTGGTTACAGGGAGGAAACGCTCAGTTAGATCCTGAAACCTCTATTCAGGCTGAAATTGGCAACGAGTTTATTTTTAATAATCTAAATATAAATATCACTGGCTACTATATAGATATAGATAACTTGATTAGATGGACGCCCGATGAATCTGGCATTTGGAGACCAGAAAACACTGCTAATGTTCATAATTACGGTTTAGAAGTTTTTGCAAGCTGGATTGGGAAAGCAGCAGACAATCCTCTTAATTTTAGCAGCACGTATGCGTTTACAAAATCTATAGATCAGGAAACCAGTAATCAGCTTATTTATACTCCACAGCATAAAGCGACTTTTTCTGCGGGATATGAAATATGCAATTTCAATATTTTATTTCAATCCTTATATAACGGTAGTATTTATACCTCTTCAGATAATAATTATGAATTGGACGCCTATCAACTTGCCAATTTAGGATTGGGTTATACCTTTTCGAAGGAACCAGAAATAGGGGTAGAGATTCGCATTGAGAATATATTTAACGAAAAATACCAAAGTTTACCATCCCGAATCATGCCGGGGCGGTCTATAAATTCTACACTAACATTCAAATTTTAA
- a CDS encoding ABC transporter substrate-binding protein, with product MKKILFIFFLLGIYSCKNTSDNESLDFQNKNEVNIENASGFSITKFDGYSIMKVNTPWPDAKDPFIYLLKEKNAEIPENIKHDQVVEVPVKKIVVTSTTHIPALEALNEEKSLVGFPGLNYISSEKTRDLIKNGSVSELGQNENINTEVLIDLSPDVVIGFSINASNKSLETIQKTGIPVIYNGDWTELNPLGKAEWIKFFGALYKKEEKAEEIFQNIKSEYLKAKELAKSASSSPKVISGAMYNDNWYMPYGNSWQAQFIKDANADYLYSDTEGDGSLSLAFESVLEKAEDAEYWISSGQFTSYAQLFNESEHYRRFNAVEEKKVYSVSLSQGETGGILFYELGPQRPDLILKDLISIFHPDLLKEHEQVFYKPLN from the coding sequence TTGAAAAAAATACTTTTCATATTTTTCCTTTTAGGAATCTATTCCTGTAAAAACACTTCCGACAATGAAAGCCTTGATTTTCAGAATAAAAATGAAGTTAATATTGAAAATGCCAGTGGCTTTAGTATCACTAAATTTGATGGCTACAGCATTATGAAAGTAAATACGCCATGGCCGGATGCTAAGGATCCATTTATTTACTTGTTAAAAGAGAAAAATGCGGAAATTCCTGAGAACATTAAACATGATCAGGTAGTTGAAGTACCTGTTAAAAAGATCGTGGTGACTTCTACCACGCATATTCCCGCTTTAGAAGCTCTCAATGAAGAAAAATCTCTTGTAGGCTTTCCGGGATTGAATTATATCTCTTCAGAAAAAACCCGGGATTTAATAAAAAATGGATCGGTTTCAGAATTAGGTCAGAATGAAAACATCAATACAGAGGTCCTCATCGATCTCTCTCCTGATGTGGTTATTGGTTTTTCCATAAATGCTTCTAATAAAAGCCTTGAAACCATACAGAAAACTGGAATTCCGGTCATTTATAACGGGGATTGGACAGAACTGAATCCACTTGGTAAAGCCGAATGGATCAAATTCTTTGGCGCTCTTTATAAAAAAGAAGAGAAAGCCGAAGAAATTTTTCAGAATATCAAATCTGAATATTTAAAGGCTAAAGAACTGGCAAAATCTGCAAGTTCCAGTCCAAAGGTAATTAGCGGCGCAATGTATAACGACAACTGGTATATGCCTTACGGTAATTCCTGGCAGGCCCAGTTTATCAAAGACGCTAATGCAGATTACCTGTATTCCGATACTGAAGGAGATGGTAGTTTGTCTCTTGCTTTTGAAAGTGTGCTGGAAAAAGCCGAAGATGCCGAATATTGGATAAGTTCCGGTCAGTTCACTTCGTATGCACAGCTATTCAATGAATCTGAGCATTATAGAAGGTTTAATGCAGTAGAAGAGAAAAAAGTATATAGTGTTAGTCTTTCACAGGGAGAAACCGGCGGAATTCTCTTTTATGAACTGGGCCCACAGCGTCCAGACCTTATTTTGAAAGATCTAATCTCAATTTTTCATCCTGACCTTTTAAAAGAACATGAACAGGTGTTTTACAAACCACTGAATTAA